A portion of the Candidatus Zixiibacteriota bacterium genome contains these proteins:
- a CDS encoding DUF302 domain-containing protein — protein sequence MDKMAYTVVSNKSFNEVSRLLESTSKDKGFRVLTIHNVRETLAEKGFEVAPLKIYELCNAGFAYQAIKNDINVAMFMPCKIVVRPEGDKTLMTLVRPSMIAEMMPDTGLDNMAVEVERQLIGLIDGIK from the coding sequence ATGGATAAAATGGCCTACACGGTTGTTTCGAATAAATCATTTAATGAGGTCTCCCGTCTGCTTGAAAGCACCTCGAAGGACAAGGGATTCCGGGTTTTGACGATTCATAATGTCCGGGAAACACTGGCGGAAAAAGGATTCGAGGTTGCGCCGTTGAAAATCTACGAACTGTGTAATGCCGGTTTCGCATATCAGGCAATCAAGAACGATATCAACGTGGCGATGTTCATGCCCTGCAAAATAGTGGTGCGGCCCGAGGGTGACAAAACACTGATGACTCTGGTCCGGCCGTCAATGATCGCTGAAATGATGCCTGATACCGGATTGGACAATATGGCGGTCGAGGTGGAAAGACAGCTTATAGGGTTGATTGATGGCATTAAATAA
- a CDS encoding zinc ribbon domain-containing protein — translation MPMYEYTCLDCSEKFEELVSSSTVTVTCPHCQSQNTVKQFSTFASNALKSNSSCGTCKPTSGFS, via the coding sequence ATGCCGATGTACGAATATACCTGTCTGGATTGCAGCGAGAAATTCGAGGAACTGGTCTCTTCTTCGACGGTAACGGTTACCTGTCCGCACTGCCAATCCCAAAATACGGTCAAGCAGTTTTCCACATTTGCATCCAACGCCTTAAAATCCAATTCATCTTGTGGAACCTGCAAGCCGACATCGGGATTCAGTTGA
- a CDS encoding NfeD family protein, translated as MPTIFWLWLAAAVIFLIIELGTPSLVFACFTAGSIGAAITALITDNYLVQAAVFAGISIILIPLTRPLARKITKPSPQPTNADAMIGRPGVVTKKIDPAHDIGQVRVDGQVWQALADDVIDEGVKIKVNKVIGARLQVSKQE; from the coding sequence ATGCCCACTATATTTTGGCTCTGGCTGGCCGCGGCGGTAATATTCTTGATTATCGAGCTTGGCACACCCAGCCTGGTTTTTGCCTGTTTTACGGCCGGTTCCATAGGGGCCGCCATAACGGCTCTGATTACCGATAATTACCTGGTCCAGGCGGCGGTCTTTGCCGGGATTTCCATAATCCTGATCCCTTTAACTCGGCCGCTGGCCAGGAAAATAACCAAACCTTCACCGCAACCGACCAATGCCGATGCTATGATTGGCCGCCCCGGAGTAGTGACCAAAAAGATTGATCCTGCCCATGATATCGGTCAGGTTCGGGTTGATGGTCAGGTCTGGCAGGCTCTGGCCGATGATGTTATCGATGAAGGAGTTAAAATTAAGGTAAATAAAGTTATCGGGGCCCGGCTTCAGGTCTCGAAACAGGAATAG
- a CDS encoding OsmC family protein — MFETRVKWTGGMRFEGVSAFGLPIATDASRKSGGNENGYNPVELVLFGLAGCTGVDVLNILKKMKQQVSGLDIEVRGHQPEQYPKPFNRIEVKFILRGNNLNPQKVEQAIEMSEEKYCSVSLSLKGVANIITSYEIIED; from the coding sequence ATGTTCGAGACCAGAGTTAAATGGACGGGCGGTATGAGATTCGAAGGTGTTTCGGCTTTCGGTCTCCCGATTGCCACCGATGCCTCCCGTAAATCAGGAGGTAATGAAAACGGTTATAATCCGGTCGAACTGGTCTTATTCGGATTAGCCGGATGCACCGGAGTCGATGTTCTCAATATTCTGAAAAAAATGAAACAGCAGGTATCCGGACTCGATATCGAAGTCAGAGGACATCAACCGGAGCAGTATCCAAAACCGTTCAATCGGATTGAGGTAAAATTTATTCTGAGGGGAAATAATCTTAACCCGCAAAAGGTTGAACAGGCGATCGAGATGTCCGAGGAGAAATATTGTTCGGTGAGTCTTTCTCTCAAAGGAGTGGCCAATATTATTACGTCATATGAAATCATCGAGGATTAA
- a CDS encoding aminotransferase class V-fold PLP-dependent enzyme, translated as MNKETMKMFAEVRRNFPLTDQNKGITYLNSASTGPLCRPVREALERYYDAAQFLVSEHDTAAFADLEKIRKLGAKFIGADSDEIGFGFHTGFGLNIAAFGLPLKQGDEILLSDIEFPSNVYPWLALRERGIDIRFIESSDHFFDIDKFERAIGSKSRVLSLSFVQFFNGYKNDLKKIGEICRKHGLYFVVDGIQGCGHQILDIHECQVDIFSTGAQKWLLSPLGTGYFYVRRELQNNLQMPFASWLSVDWKLNFGDLFHYDLPYFDSARKFEMGTYPYAHVHAMAAALELIDNLGVENIQKHNHSLLDILIDYLKSSNTYTVVSSLDKNHRSSILSFTSSRAGDLFQELKSRKVICSFRQGAIRIAVHLFNDESDIRRLLDVLEIFEN; from the coding sequence ATGAATAAAGAAACAATGAAAATGTTTGCGGAAGTACGGCGTAATTTCCCGCTGACGGATCAGAATAAGGGAATTACGTATTTAAACAGCGCTTCGACCGGACCGCTGTGCCGCCCGGTCAGAGAGGCTCTGGAACGGTACTATGATGCCGCTCAGTTTCTGGTCAGCGAGCATGATACGGCGGCCTTCGCGGATTTGGAGAAAATCCGCAAATTGGGGGCAAAGTTTATCGGAGCCGATTCTGATGAAATCGGTTTTGGTTTTCATACCGGGTTCGGATTAAATATTGCGGCTTTCGGGCTGCCTCTGAAACAGGGCGATGAGATTCTTCTCTCCGATATAGAATTCCCTTCCAATGTTTATCCCTGGCTGGCTTTAAGGGAACGCGGGATTGATATCAGATTTATCGAATCGAGCGATCACTTTTTCGATATAGATAAATTCGAACGGGCCATCGGCTCCAAAAGCCGGGTCCTGTCATTATCTTTCGTTCAATTTTTCAATGGTTATAAAAACGATCTGAAAAAGATTGGAGAAATCTGCCGGAAGCATGGCCTCTATTTCGTGGTGGATGGAATTCAGGGGTGCGGTCACCAGATTCTTGATATCCATGAATGTCAGGTTGATATCTTCTCCACCGGGGCCCAGAAATGGCTGTTATCGCCATTGGGAACAGGGTATTTTTATGTCCGGCGGGAACTTCAGAATAATTTGCAGATGCCATTTGCCAGCTGGCTTTCGGTTGACTGGAAATTGAATTTCGGGGATTTGTTTCATTATGATTTACCTTATTTCGATTCGGCAAGGAAGTTCGAGATGGGGACTTATCCTTATGCCCATGTTCATGCCATGGCGGCGGCCCTGGAGTTGATCGATAACCTGGGAGTGGAAAATATCCAGAAGCATAATCACAGTCTTCTGGATATATTAATCGACTACCTGAAGTCATCAAATACTTATACCGTTGTTTCATCGCTGGATAAGAATCATCGGTCGTCGATTTTATCATTCACGTCAAGCCGGGCGGGAGATTTATTTCAGGAATTGAAATCGCGAAAAGTAATATGTTCCTTCAGGCAGGGTGCTATCCGAATTGCCGTACACCTGTTCAATGACGAATCGGATATCCGGCGGTTGCTTGACGTTTTGGAAATTTTCGAAAATTAA
- a CDS encoding SPFH/Band 7/PHB domain protein: MEALAFVAVIVVLAFILGAMSIRIIRPYEKGLVERLGRYQRTLDSGLNLILPFFDTVQKVDMREIVLDVPPQLVITQDNVSVEVDCVIYCQVTDPVRAKYEIYNYIMAASKLAQTNIRNVVGEMDLDQSLSSRDTINAQLRDVLDTATDKWGVKVNRVEIQRIDPPVDITEAMSRQMKAERDKRAAILEAQGSKQAAITRAEGSKESAILEAEGQAEAVRKRADAEKYRQVAVAEGQAEAILNVFKAIHEGKPDQELITLKYLEMLPSLAQGSANKLFLPYEASGIIGALSAMVEGIKNDKKAASTPAA, translated from the coding sequence ATGGAAGCATTAGCCTTTGTCGCCGTAATAGTGGTTTTGGCGTTTATTCTGGGCGCCATGTCAATCAGGATAATCCGCCCCTACGAAAAAGGATTGGTGGAACGTCTGGGTCGTTACCAGAGAACTCTGGATTCGGGTCTTAATTTGATTCTGCCGTTTTTTGATACGGTCCAGAAAGTCGATATGCGTGAGATTGTGCTTGATGTGCCGCCACAGCTGGTTATCACCCAGGACAATGTCAGTGTTGAGGTGGATTGTGTTATCTATTGTCAGGTGACCGATCCGGTGCGGGCCAAGTACGAGATTTATAATTATATCATGGCGGCTTCGAAACTGGCCCAGACCAATATCCGTAATGTCGTCGGCGAGATGGATCTGGATCAATCGCTATCCTCGCGTGATACAATCAACGCCCAGCTTCGTGATGTTCTCGATACCGCCACCGATAAGTGGGGGGTCAAGGTCAACCGGGTGGAAATACAGCGGATTGATCCGCCGGTCGATATCACCGAAGCCATGAGCCGTCAGATGAAGGCCGAGCGTGATAAGCGAGCGGCTATTCTTGAGGCTCAGGGGTCAAAACAGGCGGCCATCACCCGGGCCGAGGGAAGCAAGGAATCAGCCATTCTGGAAGCCGAGGGTCAGGCCGAGGCAGTTCGGAAACGGGCCGATGCGGAAAAATACCGCCAGGTGGCGGTGGCCGAAGGACAGGCCGAGGCTATATTGAATGTCTTTAAGGCTATTCATGAAGGTAAACCGGATCAGGAACTGATCACCCTGAAATATCTCGAGATGCTGCCCAGCCTGGCTCAGGGTTCGGCCAATAAATTGTTTCTTCCTTACGAGGCCAGCGGGATAATCGGGGCGCTATCAGCAATGGTCGAAGGGATCAAGAACGATAAAAAGGCGGCATCAACCCCGGCGGCATGA
- a CDS encoding NAD-dependent epimerase/dehydratase family protein, whose protein sequence is MPEENKKSILITGANGFVGSRLCRQMIAGGYHVIAGVRDGCDASLIDDLKLDYRFGDILHPETLAGMVDGVDYIIHNAGVVKVKNPEMFFTVNQTGTINILNAAKTNSRLKKLVYISSMAASGPSQPGYPRTEDMKPEPVTVYGRSKLAGEQEVLRESNRINSVILRPSGVYGPGDKEMYAFFGVLNNRIKPYLGNLRRRIQLVHVDDLALAAAKALKADTVSGSIYFVAEGRSYSYYQLVKNLRKAVGRSGLPIYIPGFMLKITALVSERTMKLLGKVPMFTTDKAKELLGNWEVSVVRAGNDLGFEAEISFPEGARETVYWYRDEGWL, encoded by the coding sequence ATGCCCGAGGAAAACAAAAAAAGCATTCTGATTACGGGGGCGAATGGTTTTGTCGGCAGCAGGTTGTGTCGCCAGATGATTGCCGGGGGATACCATGTTATTGCGGGAGTCCGCGATGGGTGCGATGCCTCGCTTATCGATGATCTTAAGCTGGATTACCGGTTCGGCGATATTCTCCATCCCGAAACCCTGGCCGGAATGGTTGATGGTGTCGATTATATCATTCACAATGCGGGAGTGGTGAAAGTCAAAAACCCGGAGATGTTTTTTACCGTCAATCAGACCGGCACCATCAATATTCTCAATGCGGCCAAAACCAATAGCCGTTTGAAAAAATTGGTTTACATTTCATCGATGGCCGCTTCCGGCCCATCGCAACCCGGTTATCCCCGGACCGAGGATATGAAACCAGAACCAGTTACGGTTTACGGACGATCAAAGCTGGCCGGGGAACAGGAGGTTCTTCGGGAATCGAATCGGATTAATTCGGTAATTCTGAGGCCATCGGGAGTCTATGGGCCGGGTGATAAAGAAATGTATGCCTTTTTCGGTGTTTTGAATAACAGGATTAAACCGTATCTCGGTAATTTGAGACGCCGGATACAGTTAGTGCATGTTGATGATCTTGCTTTGGCCGCCGCCAAGGCTTTAAAAGCCGATACTGTATCAGGTTCGATTTATTTTGTTGCTGAAGGCAGAAGTTACAGCTACTATCAACTGGTGAAAAACCTTCGAAAGGCGGTTGGCAGATCAGGTCTTCCGATATATATTCCCGGTTTTATGCTGAAAATAACCGCTTTGGTATCGGAAAGGACCATGAAATTGCTCGGGAAAGTACCCATGTTTACAACGGATAAAGCCAAAGAGCTTCTGGGCAACTGGGAAGTGTCGGTGGTAAGGGCCGGAAATGATCTGGGATTCGAGGCGGAAATTTCATTTCCGGAAGGAGCCCGGGAAACGGTTTACTGGTATCGCGATGAGGGCTGGTTGTGA
- the amrB gene encoding AmmeMemoRadiSam system protein B, with product MKNNLEIRRPAVAGAFYPGDPVALSQTIAELFSKADKKPLTGRPIAVIAPHAGYMYSGLTAARAYKQLEGYNYDTVVVISPSHTVFFAGASVYDGGAYQTPLGELEIDRKLSEAISSINPAVYRSNKGHTGGSIRGEHALEVQLPLLQQVLGKFRLVAIVMGDQEETTCSALGEVLASVLSKQNCLIVASTDLSHFHNEKEARRLDKNILQAIEEYDTDKLLGILSSGRGEACGGGPVVATLMASRKLGGEKVVITGYSTSGETTGDFSEVVGYLSAVVVSSKEAPQRNHVMGTPLRKKPNVLTKTDKDYLRELAVESIRSALKRREPQYREPESWILKENRGAFVTLKIRGMLRGCIGMIRAAKPLYETVLEMAREAAFGDPRFVPLSEDELDHLEIEISALSPLARVADLNDIQIGRDGLMVILGSHSGLLLPQVATENNWDLTTFLEQTCLKAGLPKISYRDKAAQIYKFSADIF from the coding sequence ATGAAAAATAATTTGGAAATAAGACGGCCGGCCGTGGCCGGCGCATTTTATCCCGGCGATCCGGTTGCTCTTTCACAGACCATCGCCGAGTTGTTTTCCAAGGCTGATAAAAAACCTCTCACCGGTCGGCCGATAGCGGTGATTGCCCCCCATGCGGGATATATGTATTCGGGGCTGACGGCGGCCCGGGCATACAAGCAGCTTGAGGGGTACAATTATGATACGGTGGTGGTTATTTCACCATCCCATACCGTTTTTTTCGCGGGGGCTTCCGTTTATGATGGGGGGGCCTATCAGACTCCCCTGGGTGAACTGGAAATCGACCGCAAATTATCCGAAGCTATAAGTTCAATCAATCCCGCGGTTTACCGCTCCAATAAGGGTCATACCGGCGGTTCAATCCGGGGTGAACACGCTCTCGAAGTACAACTGCCGCTTTTACAGCAGGTGCTTGGCAAGTTCCGGCTGGTGGCCATTGTTATGGGCGACCAGGAAGAAACTACCTGTTCTGCCCTGGGTGAAGTTCTGGCATCGGTGCTATCAAAACAGAATTGCCTGATTGTGGCTTCCACCGATTTATCCCATTTCCATAATGAAAAAGAGGCCCGTCGACTGGATAAAAATATCCTGCAAGCGATAGAGGAGTATGATACTGATAAATTACTGGGAATCCTTTCCTCGGGACGGGGTGAAGCCTGCGGCGGCGGTCCGGTAGTGGCAACTCTTATGGCCTCAAGAAAGTTGGGTGGTGAAAAAGTGGTAATCACCGGCTATTCTACTTCAGGGGAGACTACGGGGGATTTCTCGGAAGTCGTTGGTTACCTTTCGGCCGTCGTCGTCTCATCCAAAGAGGCTCCGCAGCGGAATCATGTCATGGGAACACCGCTTCGGAAGAAGCCCAATGTTCTGACCAAAACCGATAAAGACTATTTAAGAGAACTGGCCGTTGAATCCATCCGATCCGCTCTGAAGCGTCGGGAGCCGCAGTACCGCGAGCCTGAATCATGGATTCTCAAAGAAAACCGGGGAGCCTTCGTGACCTTGAAAATACGGGGTATGCTACGCGGGTGTATCGGTATGATCCGCGCCGCCAAACCTCTTTATGAAACGGTTCTTGAGATGGCCCGTGAGGCGGCCTTCGGAGATCCGCGATTCGTACCTCTATCGGAGGATGAACTGGATCATCTGGAGATCGAAATTTCGGCCTTATCCCCGCTGGCCCGTGTTGCCGACCTGAATGATATCCAGATTGGCCGGGACGGGCTGATGGTTATTCTCGGTTCTCATTCGGGATTGCTCCTCCCGCAGGTAGCCACCGAGAATAATTGGGATTTAACGACCTTCCTGGAGCAGACCTGTCTCAAGGCGGGATTACCCAAAATCAGTTATCGCGATAAAGCCGCTCAGATTTATAAATTTTCCGCTGATATTTTTTAG
- a CDS encoding DUF2914 domain-containing protein → MSRKILAIMIPALFVLVAAGSAQQSESTKIPVKAEPVTQPVDSMKAQAESKPIPKTEPKPVVASGITVEAKICTGIEERQPTGAAEKFPPEVDMLYLWSRIDGCMDTTVVHHKWYHNGMEMANVELPVKSGYWRTWSSKTILPSWTGNWEVKVTDAEGRVLATVPFVIE, encoded by the coding sequence ATGAGTAGAAAAATTCTGGCTATTATGATTCCGGCCCTGTTTGTCCTGGTGGCGGCGGGTTCGGCTCAGCAGTCGGAATCGACCAAAATACCGGTCAAGGCGGAACCTGTGACCCAGCCGGTCGATAGTATGAAAGCCCAGGCCGAGTCAAAGCCGATACCCAAAACAGAGCCCAAACCGGTCGTGGCATCGGGTATTACGGTCGAGGCCAAAATCTGTACCGGAATAGAGGAACGCCAACCGACCGGCGCGGCAGAAAAATTCCCCCCTGAAGTCGATATGCTGTACCTCTGGTCCCGGATCGATGGTTGTATGGATACAACCGTGGTGCATCATAAGTGGTATCATAATGGGATGGAGATGGCCAATGTTGAATTGCCAGTTAAAAGCGGCTACTGGAGGACATGGTCCTCGAAAACAATTCTGCCGTCTTGGACGGGAAACTGGGAAGTCAAGGTAACCGATGCCGAGGGTCGAGTTCTGGCGACGGTACCCTTTGTCATTGAATAG